The Bacillus sp. Y1 genome has a window encoding:
- a CDS encoding lipoate--protein ligase has product MLFIDNKGITDPRVNLAIEEYCLKNLNIDETYLLFYINEPSIIIGKNQNTIEEINTDYVEENGILVVRRLSGGGAVYHDLGNLNFSFITKDDGESFHNFKKFTDPVVEALHELGVQAELSGRNDIVVEGRKISGNAQFSTKGRMFSHGTLMLDSEIDHVVSALKVRKDKIESKGIKSIRSRVANISEFLSEKVLMEEFRSLLLEKIFGGTENVNEYVLTEEDWKNIHELSKERYQNWEWNYGKSPKFNFQHSHRFPVGHIDVRLEVNKGVIESCKIYGDFFGVGDVTDIEEKLTGIRYDKAVIQLALDDVNIKHYFGNVTKEDFLQLIY; this is encoded by the coding sequence ATGTTATTTATTGATAATAAAGGGATCACAGATCCAAGAGTAAATTTAGCGATTGAAGAATATTGCCTGAAAAATTTAAACATAGATGAAACGTATCTTCTTTTCTACATAAATGAACCATCTATTATCATTGGCAAAAATCAAAATACGATTGAAGAAATAAATACGGACTACGTTGAGGAAAACGGTATTCTTGTAGTCCGTAGGCTTTCAGGTGGTGGTGCTGTTTACCATGACTTAGGAAATTTGAATTTTAGCTTTATCACCAAGGACGATGGAGAAAGCTTTCATAATTTTAAAAAGTTTACGGATCCGGTCGTTGAAGCTTTGCATGAACTAGGAGTACAGGCAGAATTAAGTGGGAGAAACGACATTGTGGTTGAAGGTAGAAAGATTTCTGGGAATGCACAGTTTTCTACAAAAGGACGAATGTTCAGTCATGGAACGCTTATGCTTGATTCAGAAATTGACCATGTTGTATCAGCATTAAAGGTACGTAAGGATAAAATTGAGTCAAAAGGAATCAAGTCGATTCGAAGCAGAGTCGCTAATATTTCTGAGTTTTTATCAGAAAAGGTTTTAATGGAAGAGTTTCGTTCCTTGCTTCTAGAGAAGATCTTTGGTGGTACAGAGAATGTAAATGAGTATGTGTTAACAGAAGAAGACTGGAAGAATATACACGAACTTTCAAAAGAGCGCTATCAAAATTGGGAATGGAATTACGGGAAGTCCCCCAAGTTTAATTTCCAGCATTCGCACCGATTCCCAGTGGGGCATATTGATGTCAGGTTAGAAGTGAATAAAGGGGTTATTGAAAGCTGCAAAATTTATGGTGATTTCTTTGGAGTTGGAGATGTCACCGATATAGAAGAAAAACTAACGGGAATTCGTTACGATAAAGCTGTGATACAATTAGCGTTGGACGATGTAAATATTAAACATTATTTTGGTAATGTAACAAAAGAAGATTTTTTACAATTAATTTATTAA
- a CDS encoding TetR/AcrR family transcriptional regulator — protein MGIDRKKLIVDAATKSFSQFGYKATTIDQVAKIANVGKGTIYTFFKNKEELFDEIISSLIKELKVTADEAFLGDLPFHEKLHQALYQILEFRMSHQLSIKLFQEAREIGTPAVVDVINRMENNILRNIEERVAKAIETGSIQSCDPKVTAFVMLKLYIALIFDWEKNNPPLEKDEIAKLFEQYIFKGLAK, from the coding sequence ATGGGGATTGATCGAAAAAAGCTAATTGTTGATGCTGCGACAAAGTCTTTTTCGCAGTTTGGCTATAAAGCGACGACCATAGACCAAGTTGCAAAAATTGCAAATGTTGGAAAAGGAACGATCTATACCTTTTTTAAAAACAAGGAAGAGCTGTTTGATGAGATTATATCTAGCTTGATAAAGGAGCTAAAAGTAACAGCAGATGAGGCATTTTTAGGTGATTTACCATTTCATGAAAAGCTGCATCAGGCATTGTATCAAATCCTTGAATTTCGGATGAGCCACCAGCTTTCAATTAAGCTTTTTCAGGAGGCAAGAGAAATTGGTACACCTGCAGTAGTAGATGTGATTAATCGGATGGAAAATAATATATTGAGAAATATTGAAGAACGAGTAGCCAAAGCCATTGAAACAGGAAGTATACAATCTTGTGACCCAAAGGTAACGGCGTTTGTTATGCTGAAGCTTTATATTGCTTTAATTTTCGATTGGGAAAAAAATAATCCACCACTTGAAAAAGACGAGATAGCCAAGCTATTCGAACAATATATATTTAAGGGTTTAGCCAAATAA
- a CDS encoding MBL fold metallo-hydrolase produces the protein MKLTTIGFWGGYPKANEASTGYVLEHNGFQLLVDCGSAVLSKLQNYYQPEELDAVVLSHYHADHIADIGALQHARLIQGFLGSQMNTLPIYAHDGDSYEFSKLTYKSITKGIAYDPNAELKVGPFVIRFLLTKHPVPCYAMRFEADGKALVYTADTSFIEEFVSFSEGAEVLLCECNFYGNQDGSGAGHMNSFDAGKLAARANVKQLVLTHLPHYGELQQLVDEAKQHYNGPTGLAHTGQVIEL, from the coding sequence ATGAAGCTCACAACGATAGGTTTTTGGGGTGGTTATCCCAAAGCAAATGAAGCTAGCACAGGCTATGTGTTAGAACATAACGGTTTTCAATTATTGGTTGATTGTGGAAGCGCGGTTTTGTCTAAGTTACAAAATTATTACCAGCCTGAAGAACTAGATGCGGTTGTATTATCTCATTATCATGCCGATCATATCGCAGACATTGGGGCCTTACAACATGCTCGATTGATTCAAGGGTTTTTAGGGAGTCAGATGAATACATTACCGATTTATGCACATGATGGCGATTCATATGAATTTTCTAAGTTAACGTACAAATCCATAACAAAAGGGATTGCATATGATCCGAATGCTGAATTGAAAGTAGGTCCATTTGTTATTCGATTTTTATTAACAAAGCATCCGGTTCCTTGCTATGCGATGAGATTTGAGGCTGATGGCAAAGCTCTTGTATACACAGCAGATACTTCGTTTATTGAGGAGTTTGTTTCATTTAGTGAGGGAGCCGAAGTTCTATTATGTGAATGTAATTTCTATGGAAATCAGGATGGTAGTGGAGCCGGGCATATGAACAGCTTTGATGCTGGAAAGCTTGCAGCTAGGGCAAATGTTAAGCAGCTCGTGTTAACCCATCTTCCACACTATGGAGAACTACAGCAGTTAGTAGACGAAGCAAAGCAACATTATAATGGCCCAACAGGCTTGGCCCACACCGGACAAGTGATTGAATTATAA
- a CDS encoding YhgE/Pip family protein, with protein MKNNLLKEEIAAVFRNRKLLIPLIAVLFIPILYSGMFLWAFWDPYDHLKDLPVAIVNEDDGATYEGKELHLGDDLVDKLKESQDFHFEFVDRTVANDDLENQKYYMIVEIPDNFSKNATTLLDENPEKLSLTYIPNEGYNFLAAQIGGTAIEKIKASLSAKVTETYAESMFDKVGELADGMTKASEGANDLSTGTADLLAGTSNFHEKLTQFSNGTEKFSEGMTSATNGTIAINKGASDLSAGLGQLTNGQTELVTASKRIQSGLGSLNEGITDVNTGLETVNDKVPALIDGTSELMKGAATLETSLAEWKKGAEAVNGGVKALTQSLQAVISQMPEGQERAVLEQTLASLDTNTQILAEKSALLSVGASNLENGMGSLLAGQKELQGGLHQLEEGTNALVTGSSELYAGQTTFESGMEYFQQKLTEASNGAQKISDGTNGLVSGVTELSEASKTIASSASQLQEGSDKIVDGNNKLLDGSNELSTKLVEGADKASSVDATDKTFDMMAQPVEVKEKKVNEVSNYGTGFAPYFLSLGLFVGALLLSIVFPLKEPASIPKSGMNWFISKFSIIGIVGVLQGIVAATVLLLGLGLQVESTVYFYLFTIITSITFVALIQLLVTTLGDPGRFVAIIVLILQLTTSAGTFPLELIPNALQPFNLLLPMTYSVQGFKAVISSGDYSFMWHNAYILLSFAVVCAIGTILYFSKMHKRQFRVMAE; from the coding sequence TTGAAAAATAATCTTCTAAAAGAAGAGATCGCAGCGGTGTTTCGAAATCGGAAACTATTGATCCCACTTATCGCCGTACTTTTTATTCCTATTCTATATAGTGGGATGTTTTTATGGGCATTTTGGGATCCATATGATCACTTGAAGGACCTTCCAGTAGCGATTGTAAATGAAGATGATGGTGCAACTTATGAAGGAAAAGAACTTCATCTAGGTGATGACTTAGTCGACAAGTTAAAGGAAAGTCAAGATTTTCATTTTGAGTTTGTTGATCGTACAGTTGCAAACGATGACCTAGAAAACCAAAAATATTATATGATCGTCGAGATACCTGATAATTTTTCTAAAAATGCGACGACACTTTTAGATGAAAACCCAGAGAAGCTTTCACTTACGTATATACCAAATGAAGGATATAACTTCTTAGCTGCACAAATTGGCGGTACAGCAATTGAAAAGATTAAAGCGTCTCTTTCAGCAAAAGTAACAGAAACATATGCGGAAAGTATGTTTGACAAAGTAGGAGAACTTGCGGATGGAATGACGAAAGCAAGTGAAGGTGCGAATGATTTGAGCACTGGAACAGCTGATCTTTTGGCAGGGACTTCAAACTTTCATGAAAAGCTGACCCAATTTTCAAATGGAACAGAGAAGTTTTCGGAAGGTATGACAAGTGCCACAAACGGGACAATTGCCATTAATAAAGGTGCGTCCGATTTATCAGCAGGTTTAGGACAATTAACCAATGGCCAAACCGAGCTTGTTACAGCCTCAAAGAGAATTCAATCGGGACTAGGCAGTTTAAATGAAGGAATTACAGATGTAAACACAGGGTTAGAAACTGTGAATGATAAGGTTCCGGCGTTAATCGATGGAACAAGTGAGTTAATGAAAGGGGCAGCAACACTTGAAACCTCACTTGCTGAATGGAAAAAGGGTGCCGAGGCGGTTAATGGTGGCGTAAAGGCACTCACTCAATCCTTACAAGCGGTGATCTCACAAATGCCTGAAGGCCAGGAGAGAGCTGTTCTTGAACAAACACTCGCCTCTTTAGATACAAACACCCAAATACTAGCAGAAAAATCGGCTCTTTTGTCCGTGGGTGCAAGCAATCTTGAAAATGGCATGGGATCCTTACTAGCAGGACAAAAAGAACTTCAAGGTGGATTACATCAATTAGAAGAAGGTACGAATGCTTTAGTAACAGGATCTTCAGAACTTTATGCGGGCCAAACAACGTTCGAGTCTGGCATGGAATACTTTCAACAAAAGCTTACTGAAGCCTCAAATGGTGCCCAAAAGATTAGTGATGGTACAAATGGGTTAGTTTCCGGGGTTACAGAGCTATCGGAGGCTTCTAAAACCATTGCATCAAGTGCCAGTCAGTTACAAGAAGGTAGCGATAAAATTGTCGATGGAAACAATAAGCTACTTGACGGTAGCAATGAACTGTCTACAAAGCTAGTTGAAGGAGCAGACAAAGCATCCAGCGTGGATGCTACGGATAAAACATTTGATATGATGGCACAGCCAGTCGAAGTGAAGGAAAAGAAAGTGAATGAAGTATCAAACTACGGTACAGGGTTCGCTCCATACTTCCTTTCATTAGGATTGTTCGTAGGAGCTTTACTTCTATCAATTGTGTTTCCTTTAAAGGAGCCAGCATCTATTCCTAAGAGTGGAATGAACTGGTTCATAAGCAAATTTTCTATTATTGGTATAGTTGGTGTATTACAGGGGATTGTAGCAGCCACCGTGTTACTACTAGGTCTAGGATTACAGGTTGAAAGTACCGTTTACTTTTATCTATTCACCATCATCACTAGTATCACGTTTGTGGCATTAATTCAATTATTGGTCACAACACTTGGAGATCCAGGTCGTTTTGTCGCCATTATCGTTCTCATTTTACAATTAACAACAAGTGCAGGAACTTTTCCATTGGAGCTTATTCCAAACGCATTACAACCGTTTAATTTATTATTGCCAATGACTTATTCGGTTCAAGGATTTAAAGCGGTTATTTCAAGTGGGGATTACTCATTCATGTGGCATAACGCATATATCCTATTATCGTTTGCTGTTGTATGTGCGATTGGTACCATTCTTTATTTTTCAAAAATGCATAAGCGCCAGTTTCGTGTAATGGCAGAATAA
- a CDS encoding response regulator transcription factor: MIRLAVVDDHEVVRKGIISYLQTEPDIEIVGEANCGKEAVILVADKKPDVVLMDLLMEDGTGIDATKAILSFNPNCKIIIITSFYDDEQVFPAIEAGVFSYMLKTATADEIVQAIRKAARGESVIEPKVANRMMSRLRVKEKKPHDELTDREMEVLICIGDGKTNQEISNELYIGVKTVKTHVSNILSKLQVADRTQAAVYANRNGLMKLKEGRDG; this comes from the coding sequence ATGATTAGACTAGCTGTCGTAGATGACCATGAAGTTGTACGAAAAGGAATTATCTCATATTTGCAGACAGAACCAGATATCGAGATTGTAGGAGAAGCCAATTGTGGAAAAGAGGCAGTGATATTAGTTGCTGATAAAAAACCTGATGTTGTTCTGATGGATTTACTTATGGAAGATGGCACGGGAATTGATGCAACCAAGGCAATTCTATCCTTTAATCCCAATTGTAAAATTATTATCATAACTAGCTTTTATGATGATGAACAAGTATTTCCAGCGATTGAGGCTGGGGTATTTAGCTATATGCTAAAAACAGCAACTGCTGATGAAATCGTTCAAGCGATTAGGAAAGCTGCTCGAGGCGAATCAGTGATCGAACCGAAAGTAGCCAATCGGATGATGAGTCGTTTGAGAGTAAAGGAAAAGAAACCCCATGATGAGCTCACAGATAGAGAAATGGAAGTATTAATATGCATCGGTGATGGAAAAACGAATCAGGAAATTAGTAATGAGCTATACATCGGTGTGAAGACGGTGAAAACTCATGTGAGCAATATTTTGAGTAAATTACAAGTGGCTGATCGAACTCAGGCGGCGGTATATGCAAATCGAAATGGACTAATGAAATTAAAAGAGGGCCGGGATGGATAG
- the hemY gene encoding protoporphyrinogen oxidase — protein MLEEKKKVVIIGGGITGITAAYYLQKEAREKGLPIDVCLVEATHRLGGKIQTVVRDGFVIERGPDSYLERKQSATRLVKEAGMESKLVNNTAGKSYVLVQDRLHPMPGGSVMGIPTQLAPFVTTGLFSIQGKLRAAGDFVLPKSNPVEDQSLGTFFRRRLGDEVVENLIEPLLSGIYAGDIDQMSLMATFPQFYQVEQKYGSLVLGMKKATPQAPKKSPEAKSKGIFLTLTSGLQSLVDGIETKLEAGSVLKGIRVDRIKKVDKGYKLELNNGDKLAADAIVSAVPHHVTHAMFQQYDFFDPFEHMPSTSVATVALAFPKEAVEKDINGTGFVVSRNSDYSITACTWTHKKWPHACPEGSVLLRCYVGRPGDEAIVDLSDDELTRIVLEDLNKTMNITMDPDFVVVSRWKDSMPQYTVGHKQRIQRVNEHVAQELPGVFLAGASFEGLGIPDCIDQGEVAVKKVLQFLQ, from the coding sequence GTGTTGGAAGAAAAAAAGAAGGTTGTCATAATCGGGGGAGGCATAACAGGTATAACAGCTGCTTACTACTTACAAAAGGAAGCTCGTGAAAAGGGCTTACCGATTGACGTATGCCTTGTTGAAGCAACGCATCGTCTAGGTGGAAAAATACAGACTGTTGTTCGTGACGGTTTTGTCATTGAAAGAGGTCCAGACTCCTACCTAGAGAGAAAGCAAAGTGCGACGCGTCTTGTAAAGGAAGCAGGAATGGAGTCAAAGCTTGTGAACAATACAGCTGGGAAATCGTATGTATTGGTTCAAGATAGGCTGCATCCGATGCCAGGTGGTTCTGTTATGGGTATCCCAACACAATTAGCCCCATTTGTTACGACTGGACTATTTTCTATTCAAGGAAAGTTAAGAGCCGCTGGTGATTTTGTACTACCAAAGTCAAATCCAGTTGAGGATCAATCATTAGGTACCTTCTTTAGAAGAAGACTAGGAGATGAAGTGGTTGAAAACTTAATTGAGCCACTTCTTTCGGGTATCTACGCAGGGGATATTGACCAAATGAGCCTCATGGCAACCTTCCCACAATTTTATCAGGTAGAACAAAAATATGGCAGTTTAGTTCTTGGAATGAAAAAAGCAACACCTCAAGCTCCGAAAAAATCGCCTGAAGCAAAGAGTAAAGGTATTTTCTTAACACTGACTTCAGGGTTGCAGTCTTTAGTGGACGGAATTGAAACAAAACTTGAGGCTGGGTCGGTGTTGAAGGGAATCCGTGTTGATCGGATAAAAAAGGTGGACAAAGGATACAAGCTTGAGTTAAATAATGGAGACAAACTTGCAGCTGATGCTATTGTCTCAGCCGTACCACATCATGTGACACATGCGATGTTTCAGCAGTATGATTTCTTCGATCCTTTTGAACATATGCCATCTACTTCAGTGGCAACCGTTGCATTGGCTTTTCCAAAAGAAGCAGTAGAAAAGGATATCAATGGGACCGGATTTGTCGTGTCGCGAAATAGCGATTATTCGATAACTGCCTGTACGTGGACACATAAAAAATGGCCACATGCATGCCCTGAAGGTAGTGTTCTGCTTCGTTGTTATGTTGGTCGTCCTGGCGATGAGGCGATTGTAGATTTATCTGATGATGAGTTAACTAGAATTGTCCTTGAAGACTTGAATAAGACCATGAATATCACGATGGATCCAGATTTTGTTGTTGTTTCAAGGTGGAAGGACTCAATGCCTCAATACACCGTTGGACATAAACAAAGAATTCAAAGGGTCAATGAGCATGTTGCTCAAGAATTGCCGGGTGTATTTTTAGCAGGAGCTTCTTTTGAAGGCTTAGGGATTCCTGATTGTATTGATCAAGGTGAGGTAGCAGTAAAAAAGGTATTACAATTTCTTCAATAA
- a CDS encoding HAMP domain-containing sensor histidine kinase — protein sequence MKKRVGIRFWFLQSFIMMAFISSLCFFLGLQIYLFNVQSSSLSIYTTFWLTLYVFLILLLIGGYFGIKGSYLIKGRLSDIYLFISTLRSGKFSERIPEFEKDEIGLITEELNHLAEYIQEQVNSTRRLADEKTALAQTAHTAAVMEERQRLARDLHDVVSQQLFALSMISSATIRTFDINPLKAKEQLEQISEIAVKAQGEMRALLLHLRPVQLKDDSLCDGVIKLIQELKGKTGIDFQASIDELDCVSKATEEHLFRIIQEALSNILKHAEATKITITLTEKESYIYLFIADNGKGFDPEVVRMTSYGMKTMRERCEEIGGIFAIRSKKKEGTYIDIRIPVTGRGTV from the coding sequence ATGAAGAAAAGAGTCGGTATTCGTTTCTGGTTTTTACAAAGTTTTATTATGATGGCATTCATTAGTTCTCTTTGTTTCTTTCTAGGATTACAAATTTATTTATTTAATGTGCAATCATCTAGCTTATCCATATATACAACCTTTTGGCTTACCCTCTATGTTTTTTTGATTCTTTTGCTTATTGGGGGGTACTTTGGCATTAAGGGTAGTTATTTAATTAAAGGAAGATTGTCAGATATCTACTTATTTATTTCTACGCTAAGAAGTGGAAAGTTTTCTGAGAGAATACCAGAATTTGAGAAGGATGAAATTGGCCTTATTACGGAAGAATTAAATCATTTGGCTGAATACATTCAAGAACAAGTAAATTCCACGAGAAGATTAGCTGATGAAAAGACGGCACTCGCACAGACTGCACATACAGCAGCGGTCATGGAAGAGCGACAACGATTGGCAAGAGATCTTCATGATGTGGTTAGTCAGCAGCTGTTTGCGCTCAGTATGATTAGCTCAGCCACCATCCGGACATTTGACATTAACCCCTTAAAAGCGAAGGAACAATTAGAACAGATATCAGAAATTGCAGTTAAAGCACAAGGTGAAATGAGAGCATTATTACTTCATCTTCGACCTGTTCAGTTAAAAGATGATAGCCTATGTGATGGCGTAATCAAGTTAATTCAAGAGCTAAAAGGGAAAACAGGCATTGATTTTCAAGCGAGCATTGATGAGCTTGATTGTGTTTCAAAAGCAACGGAAGAGCATTTGTTTCGAATTATTCAAGAAGCCCTGTCCAATATTTTAAAACATGCAGAAGCTACAAAAATAACGATTACATTAACAGAAAAGGAATCGTATATTTATTTGTTTATAGCCGATAACGGAAAAGGCTTTGACCCAGAGGTTGTTCGGATGACGTCTTATGGAATGAAAACAATGAGAGAACGATGTGAAGAGATCGGTGGCATTTTTGCGATACGCTCCAAAAAGAAGGAAGGTACATATATTGATATTAGGATACCTGTGACTGGGAGGGGGACTGTATGA
- the hemE gene encoding uroporphyrinogen decarboxylase yields MVRQINETFLKAARGEQTDYTPVWYMRQAGRSQPEYREIKEKYSLFEITHQPELCAYVTRLPVEQYDVDAAILYKDIMSPLPAIGVDVEIKSGIGPVISNPIQSLADVEKLGEIHPEEDVPYVLDTIKLLTEEQLNVPLIGFAGAPFTLASYMIEGGPSKNYNKTKSFMYSEPKAWFALMDKLAEMTITYVKSQIKAGARAIQIFDSWVGALNVQDYRYFIKPVMNRIFSALREENVPLIMFGVGASHLALEWNDLPLDVVGLDWRLQIEEARQMGVHKTVQGNLDPAILLAPWEVIEERAKAILDQGLTHPGHIFNLGHGVFPSVNPDTLKRLTTFVHEYTAANKR; encoded by the coding sequence ATGGTAAGACAAATTAATGAAACATTTTTAAAGGCAGCAAGAGGAGAACAAACGGATTATACCCCTGTTTGGTATATGAGACAGGCAGGAAGGTCACAACCTGAATATCGTGAAATTAAAGAAAAATATTCTTTATTTGAAATCACTCATCAGCCTGAGCTTTGTGCGTATGTAACAAGACTTCCAGTGGAGCAATACGATGTCGATGCAGCCATTTTATATAAAGATATTATGTCACCGCTACCTGCTATCGGAGTAGATGTAGAAATAAAATCAGGAATCGGTCCGGTCATTTCAAATCCTATCCAATCGTTAGCTGATGTAGAGAAATTAGGCGAGATTCATCCAGAAGAGGATGTTCCATATGTGCTGGATACGATTAAGCTTCTAACGGAGGAACAGCTTAACGTGCCCCTCATCGGATTTGCTGGAGCACCATTTACACTAGCTAGCTATATGATCGAAGGTGGACCATCGAAAAACTATAACAAAACCAAATCATTTATGTACTCAGAACCAAAGGCATGGTTTGCGCTAATGGATAAATTGGCAGAGATGACTATTACATATGTGAAATCACAAATAAAAGCCGGCGCACGTGCCATTCAGATCTTTGATTCTTGGGTCGGTGCCTTAAATGTTCAGGACTATCGCTATTTTATTAAGCCTGTGATGAACCGAATTTTTAGTGCACTCAGAGAAGAAAACGTCCCATTAATTATGTTTGGCGTGGGTGCAAGTCATTTAGCACTAGAATGGAATGATCTTCCTCTAGATGTTGTTGGGTTAGATTGGCGTCTACAAATTGAAGAAGCCCGTCAAATGGGAGTACATAAAACGGTTCAAGGAAACTTAGATCCGGCTATTTTATTGGCTCCATGGGAAGTAATAGAGGAGCGTGCAAAAGCGATTCTTGATCAAGGACTTACACATCCAGGGCATATTTTTAACTTAGGACATGGTGTGTTTCCTTCCGTTAATCCTGATACATTAAAGCGTCTAACAACTTTTGTTCATGAATATACAGCAGCAAACAAACGTTAA
- the yhfH gene encoding protein YhfH: MFESIVEFFRNLPPKECVQCGNKIEEQHECYGNKCEHCMDVTNI, from the coding sequence ATGTTTGAGAGCATTGTTGAATTTTTCAGGAACTTACCACCGAAGGAATGTGTTCAATGTGGGAATAAAATTGAAGAACAACATGAATGCTATGGCAATAAGTGCGAGCATTGCATGGATGTAACAAACATATAG
- the hemH gene encoding ferrochelatase, whose amino-acid sequence MTKKVMGLLVMAYGTPYKEEDIERYYTHIRHGRKPSPEMLEDLKNRYEAIGGISPLAKITQEQGEKLQEHLNKVQDQVEFKLYLGLKHIEPFVEDAVKQMHEDGIQEAVSIVLAPHFSTFSVKSYNGRAHEEAEKLGNLKITSVESWFDEPKFIQYWSEKVKATFDSMPVEEKDHSVLIVSAHSLPEKILQSGDPYPDQLQKTADYIAESAGVKNYAVGWQSAGNTPEPWLGPDVQDLTRELYEKNGYKAFVYTPVGFVADHLEVLYDNDYECKIITEELGVSYYRPEMPNSQPLFIDAMATVVLDKLNMR is encoded by the coding sequence ATGACAAAGAAAGTAATGGGGCTTTTAGTAATGGCCTATGGAACTCCTTACAAGGAGGAGGATATTGAGCGTTATTATACGCATATTCGCCATGGTCGTAAGCCATCTCCTGAAATGCTAGAGGATTTAAAAAATCGCTATGAAGCAATTGGTGGCATTTCTCCACTTGCAAAAATAACGCAAGAACAAGGAGAGAAATTACAGGAGCATTTAAATAAAGTTCAGGATCAAGTGGAATTTAAGCTTTACTTAGGTTTAAAGCATATCGAACCGTTCGTTGAAGATGCTGTGAAACAAATGCACGAGGATGGCATTCAAGAAGCAGTGAGTATCGTGCTTGCGCCGCATTTCTCTACCTTTAGCGTAAAGTCATACAACGGACGAGCTCATGAGGAAGCAGAGAAACTTGGAAATCTTAAAATTACATCAGTTGAAAGCTGGTTTGATGAGCCTAAGTTTATTCAATATTGGTCTGAGAAAGTAAAGGCAACTTTTGATTCTATGCCAGTAGAAGAAAAAGATCATTCGGTTTTAATTGTTTCTGCTCACAGCTTACCTGAGAAAATCCTTCAATCGGGGGATCCATATCCGGATCAGCTTCAAAAAACAGCTGATTACATTGCTGAGAGTGCCGGTGTAAAAAACTATGCAGTTGGCTGGCAAAGTGCTGGGAATACACCAGAGCCATGGCTTGGACCTGATGTTCAGGATTTAACGAGAGAGTTATACGAAAAGAATGGTTATAAAGCATTTGTATACACACCAGTTGGCTTTGTCGCTGACCATCTAGAGGTTCTTTATGATAATGATTATGAGTGTAAGATTATTACGGAAGAATTAGGTGTGTCGTATTACCGACCAGAAATGCCGAATTCACAACCATTATTTATAGATGCGATGGCAACGGTTGTACTGGACAAGTTAAACATGAGATAA
- a CDS encoding antibiotic biosynthesis monooxygenase family protein has translation MNIFMTNGTYEFMHSLKEKHFQEKMLLMQDNETTLLIHETDGSTVFASQRKYEAIDQSGELANGAFFVFNNIPVSEEGRPVFEYRFKNRARLIEQEPGFAAIRVLRPLSNDTYIILTAWKEEKDFLKWQESKAYEKAHEKRKTEKGIDQQQPQIFARPSFVTKYNLVLEKE, from the coding sequence ATGAATATCTTTATGACAAATGGGACGTATGAGTTTATGCACTCACTAAAGGAAAAGCATTTTCAGGAAAAGATGCTGCTTATGCAGGATAATGAAACAACACTTCTCATCCATGAAACAGATGGCAGTACAGTCTTCGCCTCCCAAAGGAAGTATGAAGCGATTGATCAATCAGGGGAATTGGCAAATGGAGCTTTTTTTGTGTTTAACAATATTCCTGTTAGCGAAGAGGGTAGGCCTGTGTTCGAGTATCGCTTCAAAAATCGGGCTAGGCTTATTGAACAGGAACCTGGATTTGCAGCAATTCGTGTGCTACGTCCCCTTTCTAACGATACATACATCATTTTGACTGCATGGAAAGAAGAAAAGGACTTTTTAAAATGGCAGGAGTCAAAGGCTTATGAAAAAGCTCATGAGAAAAGAAAAACCGAGAAGGGGATTGATCAGCAACAACCACAAATCTTCGCTAGACCTTCCTTTGTGACAAAATACAACCTTGTCCTAGAGAAGGAATAG